The Mesorhizobium sp. M1D.F.Ca.ET.043.01.1.1 genome contains a region encoding:
- a CDS encoding toxic anion resistance protein — MADENSITLLDDTSKLPAIAASPSEVARIEGGIDIGDRAAISVFGDRAQQSVSDYADKILSQIRNRDLGDTGTLLTDIIMKAKNLDPASLKEEGFLSNLFSSFKARLERFKEKYEDVAGQIDRIGLELDRHKDTLRRDIAVLDDLHEQTKDSILKLDAYVQAGKKFVDDYRANQLPKLKAEADAKAGDAGGTLEAQFYQDAMQALDRLEKRVFYLVQARQLGIQQLPQIRIVQAGDETLIENLQATSALTVPAWKQKMVILLGLTNQKSALELQKTVTDATNEMIRQTSKMMKDQAISIEKQAQRGIVDVETLAEANRDLIDTVQGVLKVQQEGRQKRAEAEKQMDQMTADLKKALTQG, encoded by the coding sequence ATGGCCGACGAGAACAGCATCACTCTGCTCGACGACACTTCGAAATTGCCTGCCATCGCCGCAAGCCCAAGTGAGGTCGCCAGGATCGAAGGTGGCATCGACATCGGCGACCGCGCCGCGATTTCCGTCTTCGGCGATCGCGCCCAGCAGTCGGTCAGCGACTACGCCGACAAGATTCTCTCGCAGATCCGCAACCGCGATCTCGGCGATACCGGCACGCTGCTCACCGATATCATCATGAAGGCGAAGAACCTCGACCCTGCCTCGCTGAAGGAGGAAGGGTTCCTGAGCAATCTGTTCTCCTCGTTCAAGGCACGGCTCGAGCGCTTCAAGGAAAAATACGAGGACGTCGCCGGCCAGATCGACCGCATCGGCCTGGAGCTCGACCGCCACAAGGACACGCTGCGACGCGACATCGCCGTCCTCGACGACCTGCATGAGCAGACCAAGGATTCGATCCTCAAGCTCGATGCCTATGTCCAGGCCGGCAAGAAATTCGTCGACGACTACCGCGCCAACCAACTGCCGAAGCTCAAAGCCGAGGCCGACGCCAAGGCCGGCGATGCCGGCGGCACGCTCGAAGCGCAGTTCTATCAGGACGCGATGCAGGCGCTCGACCGGCTGGAAAAACGCGTCTTCTATCTGGTGCAGGCGCGCCAGCTCGGCATCCAGCAGCTGCCGCAGATCCGCATCGTCCAAGCCGGCGACGAGACCTTGATCGAGAACCTGCAGGCGACATCCGCGCTGACCGTGCCGGCCTGGAAGCAGAAGATGGTCATCCTGCTCGGCCTCACCAACCAGAAGTCGGCGCTCGAACTGCAGAAGACAGTGACCGACGCCACCAACGAGATGATCCGCCAGACCTCGAAGATGATGAAGGATCAGGCCATCTCGATCGAGAAGCAGGCGCAGCGCGGCATCGTCGACGTCGAGACGCTGGCCGAGGCCAACCGCGATCTCATCGACACGGTGCAGGGCGTGCTCAAGGTCCAGCAGGAAGGCCGCCAGAAGCGGGCAGAGGCGGAGAAGCAGATGGACCAGATGACCGCCGACCTCAAGAAAGCGCTCACCCAGGGCTGA
- a CDS encoding DUF423 domain-containing protein, translated as MSLAGQSSNGGSRILVLAGGLVGAAGVALSAAAAHRGGAFTGTAASFLLMHAPVFLAIGLIGGNRCLRIASLLLLVGLLLFSSDLLARDFLGSRLFPMSAPIGGTLLIAGWLAIAVSALWRLRPQIGS; from the coding sequence ATGAGCCTTGCCGGGCAGTCCTCAAATGGCGGCAGCCGTATCCTCGTGCTGGCGGGCGGCCTCGTCGGCGCCGCTGGCGTGGCGCTTTCGGCCGCCGCCGCGCATCGCGGCGGCGCCTTCACCGGCACGGCGGCGTCTTTCCTGTTGATGCATGCGCCGGTCTTCCTCGCCATCGGCCTTATCGGCGGCAACCGGTGTCTCAGGATCGCAAGCCTGCTGCTGCTCGTCGGCCTGTTGCTGTTCTCGAGCGATCTTCTGGCCCGGGATTTTCTCGGCTCGCGACTGTTTCCGATGTCGGCGCCGATCGGCGGCACCCTGCTTATCGCCGGCTGGCTGGCGATCGCGGTCTCGGCATTGTGGCGCCTGCGCCCTCAGATCGGTTCATAG
- a CDS encoding glycosyl transferase family 90 translates to MASPLRTAARVFYFVRNITRDVLPQALFRQRLAGRLQQAKLSSKTVRDRVNYYNRLDHSFVPSPAAVPAGQIPKFGSMYYYDLKEFARYFDRDLLIDLEFGDVVDVPAIPAIVKDRPIRDGNGNAVIMKLDKFRHFNMPRDNLSFADKRPMAVWRGDFNNPIRKRFVDAVRDVPLCDAGSPKPSAPEDYRKPYLTIPQQRQFRYIVSLEGNDVATNLKWIMSSNSLCLMPPPTYETWFAEAELEANVHYVPLAPDFSDVADKIAYFEKHPAEAQRITTAANAYCRRFSNERDERAVSLLVLYKYFVLSGQIEADPEVWRFIAG, encoded by the coding sequence ATGGCCTCGCCCTTACGCACCGCAGCGCGGGTATTTTATTTCGTTCGCAACATCACGCGCGATGTGCTGCCGCAGGCTCTCTTTCGCCAGCGCCTGGCCGGCCGGCTGCAGCAGGCGAAGCTCTCCAGCAAAACGGTCCGCGACCGCGTCAACTACTACAACAGGCTTGACCATAGCTTCGTGCCGAGCCCGGCTGCCGTCCCGGCCGGACAAATACCCAAGTTCGGCAGCATGTACTATTACGACCTGAAGGAGTTTGCCCGCTACTTCGATCGCGACCTGCTCATCGATCTCGAATTCGGCGATGTCGTCGACGTGCCCGCGATACCGGCAATCGTCAAGGACCGGCCGATCCGCGACGGCAACGGCAACGCCGTGATCATGAAGCTCGACAAGTTCCGCCATTTCAACATGCCAAGGGACAATCTGTCCTTCGCCGACAAGCGCCCGATGGCGGTCTGGCGCGGCGATTTCAATAATCCGATCCGCAAGCGGTTCGTCGATGCCGTGCGCGACGTGCCATTGTGCGATGCGGGCTCGCCCAAGCCGAGCGCGCCGGAGGACTACCGCAAGCCGTATCTCACGATCCCGCAGCAGCGGCAGTTCCGCTACATCGTCTCGCTCGAAGGCAACGACGTGGCGACGAACCTGAAATGGATCATGAGCTCGAATTCGCTCTGCCTGATGCCGCCTCCGACCTACGAAACCTGGTTTGCCGAAGCCGAGCTCGAAGCCAATGTCCATTACGTGCCGCTGGCGCCGGATTTTTCGGATGTCGCCGACAAGATCGCCTATTTCGAGAAGCATCCGGCAGAAGCCCAACGCATTACGACGGCGGCCAACGCATATTGCCGCCGATTCAGCAACGAAAGGGACGAACGGGCGGTCTCGCTGCTCGTCCTCTACAAGTATTTCGTGCTGAGCGGCCAGATCGAAGCAGACCCGGAAGTCTGGCGTTTTATCGCGGGCTGA
- a CDS encoding alpha/beta hydrolase — protein MSEHVNKNSVLHDDLPFSYRLMKPANDSGECLFVLHGSGVDETTLAPLARQIAPRAVLVAARGRIRQEDGFRWFERITPTSFEQSSIRAETAAFARFATEAAQRHGLDLSRSTFLGYSNGANLVSTLMLLHPGLVPQAALLRAMPVLDDAPATDLAGTRVLIIAGAADQTYGPFAPALVTLLSERGSEVDARIVASGHEFGDADTAIARQWLAGSAPTARSTLPSPGAEG, from the coding sequence ATGTCCGAACATGTCAACAAAAACAGCGTGCTGCACGATGATCTGCCTTTTTCCTACCGCTTGATGAAACCGGCAAATGACAGCGGCGAATGCCTTTTCGTTCTGCACGGATCGGGGGTGGACGAAACGACGCTGGCGCCGCTGGCAAGGCAGATCGCGCCGCGCGCTGTGCTTGTCGCGGCACGCGGCCGCATCCGCCAGGAGGACGGTTTCCGCTGGTTCGAGCGAATCACGCCGACCAGTTTCGAGCAGTCGAGCATCCGCGCCGAGACGGCTGCCTTCGCCCGATTCGCAACTGAAGCCGCGCAACGCCACGGGCTCGATCTCTCACGCTCGACTTTCCTCGGTTATTCGAACGGCGCCAATCTGGTTTCCACGCTCATGCTGCTTCATCCCGGGCTGGTGCCGCAGGCTGCATTGCTGAGAGCGATGCCGGTGCTCGACGACGCGCCGGCGACCGATCTCGCCGGAACGCGGGTGCTGATCATCGCCGGCGCGGCAGACCAGACCTATGGGCCCTTCGCGCCGGCCCTGGTGACGCTGCTGAGCGAGCGCGGCTCCGAGGTCGATGCGCGCATCGTCGCGTCGGGCCATGAATTCGGTGATGCCGACACCGCGATCGCACGGCAGTGGCTTGCCGGGTCTGCGCCGACTGCCCGCAGCACGCTTCCATCGCCCGGTGCTGAAGGGTAG
- a CDS encoding 5-bromo-4-chloroindolyl phosphate hydrolysis family protein, whose product MRGLFGNDWNWVVAGLVSAALLIGMSTLTHFPFLVSAVISVLVFAGLIFVLAPRQLFEGLDLGSIGGGQVAFARELLAQAQPAADRLAAAAGSIADKDMKAKVKNLSDIAADVISRVEAKPASAPSVRRFLTYYLPQAAEVAEGYATLADRRAPSKERLAKIGAVIAKLQDAFVHYADSLADSELGTLDVDLRLIQESLKEDIGR is encoded by the coding sequence ATGCGCGGCTTGTTCGGCAATGACTGGAACTGGGTCGTGGCGGGCCTCGTATCGGCCGCGCTGCTGATCGGAATGAGCACGCTCACTCACTTCCCGTTCCTGGTCTCAGCCGTGATTTCAGTTCTGGTCTTTGCCGGGCTTATCTTCGTTTTGGCTCCGCGCCAGCTGTTCGAAGGTCTCGATCTCGGCTCGATCGGCGGCGGCCAGGTGGCGTTCGCACGCGAACTGCTGGCACAGGCGCAACCCGCGGCCGACCGGCTTGCCGCTGCGGCTGGCTCGATCGCCGACAAGGACATGAAGGCCAAGGTGAAGAACCTTTCCGACATCGCCGCCGACGTGATCTCCAGGGTCGAGGCAAAGCCGGCAAGCGCGCCATCGGTGCGGCGCTTCCTCACTTATTACCTGCCGCAGGCGGCGGAGGTCGCGGAAGGCTATGCGACGCTTGCCGACCGGCGAGCGCCGAGCAAGGAACGGCTCGCCAAGATCGGCGCTGTGATCGCCAAGCTGCAGGACGCCTTCGTGCATTATGCCGACAGCCTGGCGGACTCCGAGCTCGGCACGCTCGACGTCGATTTGCGACTCATTCAGGAGTCGCTGAAAGAGGATATCGGTCGCTGA
- the opgC gene encoding OpgC domain-containing protein, translating to MRIHDRDARIYDRDARIKDRDTRIDVLRALALLTIFVDHVPGTFFENLTYKNLGFSDAAEAFVLISGISVALAYGTKFKPGGRLLATLKMWRRAGVLYVTHIVITMAVIAMFCAAAMFAHRPELLKMINIEPLMKNTPEVLLGIVTLGHQLGYNNILPVYAALLLAAPAFVLFVSYRPVAALIVSGLLWLVAGVWQIAPPNYPEPGLWFLNPLSWQFLFNIGLAAMLHVRRGGEIPLNRWLVGFALVYVIGAAIWVHSPLWGQITWFNLPVVIGGFDKTFLSLPRLLHILAVSYMIVALPAVSNLFRVRPDNPLAILGKRSLPVFIAGTVIAMAAQVLKLINPGGLAYDTLLIAAGIAMQFALALYLEWLAGLGPARAKPAREEPARAAFGPQPVPARAGGY from the coding sequence ATGCGTATCCATGATCGCGATGCGCGTATCTATGATCGCGATGCGCGTATCAAAGATCGCGACACGCGTATCGACGTGCTGCGCGCGCTCGCGCTGCTCACCATTTTCGTCGATCATGTGCCGGGCACCTTCTTCGAGAACCTGACCTACAAGAACCTCGGCTTTTCCGATGCGGCCGAGGCCTTCGTATTGATCTCCGGCATCTCGGTGGCGCTTGCCTATGGCACCAAGTTCAAGCCCGGCGGCAGGCTGCTGGCGACCCTGAAGATGTGGCGGCGCGCCGGCGTGCTCTATGTCACCCATATCGTCATCACCATGGCGGTGATCGCCATGTTCTGCGCCGCGGCGATGTTTGCCCATCGGCCGGAGCTGTTGAAAATGATCAACATCGAGCCGCTGATGAAGAACACGCCGGAAGTGCTGCTCGGCATCGTCACGCTCGGCCATCAACTCGGCTACAACAACATCCTGCCGGTCTATGCCGCGCTGCTGCTGGCGGCGCCGGCCTTCGTCCTGTTCGTCAGCTACCGACCGGTGGCTGCGCTGATTGTGTCCGGTCTGCTGTGGCTGGTTGCCGGGGTCTGGCAGATCGCGCCGCCGAACTATCCGGAGCCGGGTCTCTGGTTCCTCAACCCGCTGTCCTGGCAGTTCCTGTTCAACATCGGCCTTGCCGCCATGCTCCACGTCAGGCGCGGCGGGGAGATTCCGCTCAACCGCTGGCTGGTGGGCTTTGCCTTGGTCTATGTGATCGGCGCGGCGATCTGGGTGCACAGCCCGCTCTGGGGGCAGATCACCTGGTTCAACCTGCCGGTGGTGATCGGCGGCTTCGATAAGACCTTCCTGTCGCTGCCGCGGCTGCTGCACATCCTGGCGGTCAGCTACATGATCGTCGCCCTGCCGGCCGTGTCGAATCTCTTCCGCGTCAGGCCCGACAATCCGCTGGCGATCCTCGGCAAGCGTTCGCTGCCGGTGTTCATAGCCGGCACGGTGATCGCCATGGCGGCCCAGGTGCTGAAACTGATCAATCCGGGCGGCCTGGCCTATGACACGCTGTTGATCGCCGCCGGCATCGCCATGCAGTTCGCGCTGGCGCTCTATCTGGAATGGCTCGCCGGTCTCGGCCCGGCCCGCGCCAAGCCGGCGCGCGAGGAGCCCGCGCGCGCCGCGTTCGGCCCGCAGCCGGTGCCGGCGAGGGCAGGCGGGTATTGA
- a CDS encoding MFS transporter, protein MADDTSEQSGYNVHWRRNLAVCFAGSFSTLIAMTLLLPFLPLYVEQLGAVGHAAIVQWSGIAYGATFFAAALVAPLWGRLGDRYGRKLMLVRASFGMAICMSLTGMVESVWQLVLLRLLIGFAGGYSSGSTILVAMQTPKDRSGWALGVLAAGITAGSLVGPLLGGLLPPVIGIRATFLLSGGVIFLAFLATTFLIKENPPAPKPVSAAKPKSGWSQIPDKRPVVAMLTTGMLLAFATMSIEPIITVYVQQLVEDQSKVTMVAGVVMSAAALGTILSSSWLGKLADRVGHWNVVVGALAVSALLLIPQAFVSDGWQLIGLRFLMGLALGGLLPCITSVIRHNIPDGVGGNVLGLSISAQYVGQVAGPLAGGFVGGHFGMRAVFLGTCVLMALGAAYNWIVQSRRARHMLLEAGES, encoded by the coding sequence ATGGCGGACGACACTTCGGAACAGAGCGGCTACAACGTCCATTGGCGGCGCAATCTCGCCGTCTGCTTCGCCGGCTCGTTCAGCACGCTGATCGCCATGACGCTGCTGTTGCCCTTCCTGCCGCTTTATGTCGAGCAGTTGGGAGCCGTGGGGCATGCCGCGATCGTGCAGTGGTCGGGCATTGCCTATGGCGCCACCTTCTTCGCGGCGGCACTGGTCGCGCCGCTTTGGGGGCGGCTCGGCGACCGCTACGGCCGCAAGCTGATGCTGGTGCGCGCTTCGTTCGGCATGGCGATCTGCATGTCGCTGACCGGCATGGTGGAAAGCGTGTGGCAATTGGTGCTGCTTCGCCTGCTGATCGGCTTTGCCGGCGGCTACTCCTCGGGTTCGACGATATTGGTGGCGATGCAGACGCCCAAGGACCGCTCCGGGTGGGCGCTCGGCGTGCTGGCGGCCGGCATCACGGCGGGCTCTCTGGTCGGCCCGCTGCTCGGCGGTCTGCTGCCGCCCGTGATCGGCATCCGCGCCACCTTCCTGCTCTCGGGCGGCGTCATCTTCCTGGCCTTCCTGGCCACGACCTTCCTGATCAAGGAAAACCCGCCGGCGCCCAAACCTGTCTCGGCGGCAAAGCCGAAGAGCGGCTGGTCGCAGATCCCCGACAAGCGCCCGGTGGTCGCGATGCTGACGACCGGCATGCTGCTCGCCTTCGCCACAATGTCGATCGAGCCGATCATCACCGTCTATGTGCAGCAGCTTGTCGAGGACCAGAGCAAGGTGACGATGGTCGCGGGCGTGGTGATGTCGGCGGCAGCACTCGGCACAATCCTGTCCTCCTCGTGGCTGGGCAAGCTCGCCGACCGCGTCGGCCATTGGAATGTCGTCGTCGGCGCTCTCGCGGTCTCGGCGCTGCTGCTCATCCCGCAGGCTTTCGTCAGCGACGGCTGGCAGCTCATCGGTCTGCGTTTCCTGATGGGCCTGGCGCTGGGCGGCCTGCTGCCCTGCATCACCAGCGTCATCCGCCACAACATCCCGGACGGCGTCGGCGGCAATGTGCTCGGTCTGTCGATCTCCGCGCAATATGTCGGCCAGGTCGCTGGACCGCTCGCCGGCGGCTTCGTCGGCGGCCATTTCGGAATGCGGGCGGTGTTTCTGGGCACCTGCGTGCTGATGGCGCTGGGTGCGGCCTATAACTGGATTGTCCAGTCGCGGCGGGCGCGGCATATGCTGCTGGAAGCCGGCGAATCCTGA
- a CDS encoding VWA domain-containing protein — MSKSLTSVLVLAVSLLLAACNSSEVKFSIVSGSENTVLEPIVQEFCAKQGATCTVSYQGSLDIGLGLQKPGGLDQDAVWPASSVWVDLFDSGRKVRNLTSVAQMPVILGVRKSKAAELGWIGKDVFMKDILAAVKDGKLKFLMTSATQSNSGASAYLAMLSSALGGKQVIEPGDLDNPGVHDTVSALLQGVERSSGSSGWLADLYVDSARKGTLYDAMWNYEATLKETNDKLKQMGGEPLYAIYPADGVAVGDSPLGFIDHGRGPDVEKFFTDLLAYLQSDAVRKRIAETGRRLPLAGAAVQATAEPDWNFDPGKLVTSIRMPEPAVIRTALNLYQEALRKPSLTALCFDFSGSMENEGETQLQRAAQFLFTPEKASEVLVQWTPSDHIFVLPFDSTVRNIFDATGDPAGQSQLLGAVAEQHAGGGTDMYACADQALQKILATADLSKYLPAIVIMTDGRTDGSAEPFLAQWRQAPVRVPVFGITFGDADKSQLDSLAKATSARVFDGGADLAGAFRAARGYN, encoded by the coding sequence ATGTCGAAATCGCTGACGTCCGTTCTGGTCCTGGCGGTCTCCTTGCTGCTCGCCGCCTGCAATTCGAGCGAGGTCAAGTTCTCGATCGTCTCCGGTTCCGAAAACACGGTGCTGGAGCCGATCGTGCAGGAATTCTGCGCCAAGCAAGGCGCGACCTGCACCGTCTCCTACCAAGGCTCGCTCGACATCGGGCTCGGCCTGCAGAAGCCTGGCGGGCTCGACCAGGACGCGGTCTGGCCGGCGTCGAGCGTCTGGGTCGACCTGTTCGATTCCGGCCGCAAGGTGCGCAACCTGACCTCTGTCGCGCAGATGCCGGTCATTCTCGGCGTGCGCAAATCAAAGGCGGCCGAGCTCGGCTGGATCGGCAAGGATGTGTTTATGAAAGACATTCTTGCCGCGGTGAAGGACGGCAAGCTCAAATTCCTGATGACCTCGGCGACGCAGTCCAATTCCGGGGCCAGCGCGTATCTGGCCATGCTCTCCAGCGCGCTCGGCGGCAAGCAGGTGATCGAACCCGGCGACCTCGACAATCCTGGCGTGCACGACACGGTCAGCGCTCTTCTGCAAGGCGTCGAGCGCTCGTCCGGCTCGTCGGGATGGCTGGCGGACCTCTATGTCGATTCCGCGCGCAAGGGCACGCTCTACGACGCAATGTGGAACTATGAAGCGACGCTGAAGGAAACCAACGACAAGCTCAAGCAGATGGGCGGCGAGCCGCTCTATGCGATCTATCCGGCCGATGGCGTCGCCGTCGGCGATTCCCCGCTCGGCTTCATCGACCACGGGCGCGGCCCGGACGTCGAAAAATTCTTCACCGACCTGCTCGCCTATCTCCAGTCGGATGCGGTGCGCAAGCGAATCGCGGAAACCGGAAGGCGGCTGCCGCTCGCCGGCGCGGCCGTCCAGGCAACGGCCGAGCCGGACTGGAATTTCGATCCAGGCAAACTGGTGACGTCGATCCGCATGCCCGAGCCGGCGGTGATCCGCACGGCGCTCAATCTCTATCAGGAAGCCCTGCGCAAACCCTCGCTGACGGCGCTCTGCTTCGACTTCTCGGGTTCGATGGAGAACGAGGGCGAGACGCAACTGCAGCGGGCGGCGCAGTTCCTGTTTACGCCTGAAAAGGCAAGTGAGGTGCTGGTGCAATGGACGCCGTCCGACCACATCTTCGTGCTGCCCTTCGACAGCACCGTGCGCAACATCTTCGATGCGACCGGCGATCCGGCGGGCCAAAGCCAATTGCTCGGCGCGGTGGCTGAACAACATGCCGGCGGCGGCACCGACATGTATGCCTGCGCCGACCAGGCGCTGCAGAAGATTCTGGCGACGGCCGACCTGTCGAAATATCTGCCGGCCATCGTCATCATGACGGACGGGCGCACCGACGGCAGCGCAGAACCTTTCCTTGCCCAGTGGCGCCAGGCGCCGGTGCGCGTGCCGGTGTTCGGCATCACCTTCGGCGACGCCGACAAGAGTCAACTCGACAGCCTGGCCAAGGCGACCTCGGCGCGCGTCTTCGACGGCGGCGCCGACCTCGCCGGTGCCTTCCGCGCGGCGCGCGGCTACAATTAG
- a CDS encoding GntR family transcriptional regulator, whose protein sequence is MSQMQNVERQLREMILGLEIGPGERLTERWIESRFGASRTPVRAALLRLETEGLIGRDGRGWTVAPINLAELGQIAVYREAVEVAAVRLTASLDDRSGVEVIAAMLDSCDADTPREEWHRVGMDFHIELARLSGNEFLLRAVRDAMTRLSRARWLEVRDEKALGRAWAEHHAILAAVRAGDGEDAALLLSVHIAGSRDRLVTSLHDDRRGLRARGFAVVAA, encoded by the coding sequence ATGTCGCAGATGCAGAATGTCGAAAGGCAGCTTCGCGAGATGATCCTCGGCCTCGAGATCGGCCCAGGCGAGCGGCTGACCGAGCGTTGGATCGAAAGTCGCTTCGGCGCCTCGCGCACCCCGGTCAGGGCGGCTCTGCTGCGTCTCGAGACCGAGGGGCTGATCGGCCGCGATGGCCGGGGTTGGACGGTGGCGCCGATCAATCTTGCCGAGCTTGGCCAGATCGCCGTCTATCGCGAGGCGGTCGAAGTGGCGGCGGTGCGGTTGACGGCCTCCCTCGATGATCGCAGCGGGGTCGAGGTGATCGCAGCGATGCTCGATTCCTGCGACGCCGACACGCCGCGCGAGGAATGGCACCGTGTCGGCATGGATTTTCACATCGAGCTGGCCAGGCTTTCCGGCAATGAATTCCTGTTGCGGGCCGTGCGCGACGCGATGACCAGGCTGTCTCGCGCCCGTTGGCTGGAAGTGCGCGACGAGAAAGCCCTTGGCCGTGCCTGGGCCGAGCACCATGCCATCCTGGCAGCTGTGCGGGCCGGTGATGGCGAGGACGCGGCGCTGTTGCTCTCGGTGCATATCGCGGGCAGCCGCGACCGGCTGGTGACGTCGCTGCATGACGACCGGCGCGGCCTGCGGGCCAGGGGCTTCGCCGTCGTCGCTGCCTGA
- a CDS encoding substrate-binding domain-containing protein produces the protein MTSPVEGQARPVRLADIAKAAGVSHGTASNVFSRPEIVRAEVRERVKAVAEAMGYAGPDPKGRLLRAGKVNAIGVGTTEPLSYFFEDPFARVMMAGISEACDATGAGIALVSAANQEKLAWNIQSALVDGFILFCIEGGSRLVDLTRERRLPFVALELGFHDETISAIGVDNVAGGRLAARHLAELGHRRFAVLSLTLGEDRTGFVTPEMVRSAVYTGTRDRLAGYFEELSRFGVDTTKIPIFETENEEKSTRAGLEAIFFGGERPTAILAMSDRMALIAIEWLTARGLKVPEDVSIVGFDGVPDAALCEPPLTTIAQPITEIGRRAARMILDFDGTVRRETMGVELIVRASTGPAPNA, from the coding sequence ATGACATCACCCGTCGAAGGCCAGGCACGACCCGTCCGGCTGGCCGACATCGCCAAGGCCGCCGGCGTCTCGCACGGCACGGCCTCCAATGTCTTCAGCCGCCCCGAGATCGTGCGCGCCGAGGTGCGCGAAAGGGTCAAGGCGGTGGCGGAGGCGATGGGTTATGCCGGCCCCGATCCCAAGGGGCGCCTGCTCCGCGCTGGCAAGGTCAACGCCATCGGCGTCGGCACGACCGAGCCTCTCTCCTATTTCTTCGAGGATCCCTTCGCCCGCGTCATGATGGCCGGCATCTCCGAAGCCTGCGACGCCACCGGCGCCGGCATCGCCCTGGTCTCGGCCGCCAACCAGGAAAAGCTCGCCTGGAACATCCAGAGCGCGCTCGTCGATGGCTTCATCCTGTTCTGTATCGAAGGCGGCTCGCGCCTGGTCGACCTGACGCGCGAGCGCAGGCTGCCCTTCGTGGCGCTGGAGCTCGGCTTTCATGATGAGACCATTTCGGCGATCGGCGTCGACAATGTCGCCGGCGGCCGGCTCGCCGCGCGCCATCTCGCCGAGCTCGGCCATCGTCGCTTCGCGGTTCTGTCGCTGACCCTCGGCGAGGACCGCACCGGCTTCGTTACGCCGGAAATGGTCCGCTCAGCGGTCTATACGGGAACACGCGATCGCCTCGCCGGCTATTTCGAGGAGTTGTCCCGCTTCGGCGTCGACACGACAAAGATCCCGATCTTCGAAACCGAAAACGAGGAAAAGAGCACCAGGGCTGGCCTCGAAGCGATCTTTTTCGGCGGCGAGCGGCCGACCGCCATCCTGGCGATGTCGGACAGGATGGCCCTGATCGCCATCGAATGGCTGACCGCGCGAGGCCTCAAAGTGCCGGAGGACGTCTCCATCGTCGGCTTCGACGGCGTGCCGGACGCCGCTCTCTGCGAACCGCCGCTGACCACTATCGCCCAGCCGATCACCGAGATCGGCCGGCGGGCGGCGCGCATGATCCTCGACTTCGACGGCACGGTGCGGCGCGAGACGATGGGCGTCGAGCTCATCGTCAGGGCCTCGACCGGCCCAGCGCCGAACGCCTGA